A segment of the Stigmatopora nigra isolate UIUO_SnigA chromosome 15, RoL_Snig_1.1, whole genome shotgun sequence genome:
GAAACGTGATTGACAATTCAACAGCCTTCGCCCAGCCGAGCATACGAAACGAACCAGTCTTTAGAGACCATACAATGGTAGGCGGATAGTTGCGAATGAATAGATGACAAAGTCCCTCTACTCCCTAAAAAAAGAGGTAAATGATTCTTATCAAGAGTCGAATCTTTCTTGAGAAAGTACCTATTTTTTCTCCTACACACAATGACTAGGAATAATCAGTTCTAAGGGCGAAAGCCcttttcagacttttaatcgTGTAACTCGGGAGAGCTCCCACGGCGAGCTTATTAGACACGCGGGAGAAAAGCGAATAAAGCGGTTGAGACGACACTTAAGACATCTGAGCTGCGCTGCTCTTTAATTAAAAATTGATGTCGTATTAGAGATGAAGATTTGAGCGAGACGGAGACGACAAGCGAGCGCTGCTTCAACACCCCGCCATCGGAAGCAAGCTTTTTTTCAGCTCTGTCCAGACACATTGGCAGCCTTCATCTGCTTCCCAGGCAGAAATATTAAGAAAACGGCATGGAGCTTTTAATTTCTCACAACAtgtttgcaagaaaaaaagagattaTATTTTCCCCAAGATAATGGGATTTCCTACCATACTAAAAAGCCTCAAAAGAGTTCCTAAACAATGAATTAATTCCTAGGCAATTAAATATTTGATGGAAGTTAACAGTAGCAAGCAAAAAAATCTTGTGAATACAAAAATTCACAAATCTTTATTTAATTTCTAacaagtttacatttttttccccagcatAGTTCTTAGATAAAACGTACTTACAAGTTTAAAAACTCACAAAGAGTTTTAATTGAGGTTTTAAAGGGCCACGTGATTGGTCATCTATCATTGCCAATGggttattttaaagaaattaacattttattcatgCAGTATCCAATACTACAGTGTTTAGTATATTATATGTAGTGGTATCAAGGTGAAAATTTGTAACAGCAATTCCAAAGTAGCCATATTTTCTTTATAATTGCACAATTGTTTGAgttaaaagggaaaacaaacccAAATATGATGTCACGTGGCAAATTGGCACattaccttttcaccaatcaccTGATTGAACCGAATTGATGTTTCAAATCTCACTTAAGCTTTTCCTCTTCTCGCTTGTGCTATTTTATGCCAATCGTGACCCTGCATCACCACGGGAACCAGCGATAAAGTGCTGTCACGGTAACAGGCTGGTAATCGCTAGTCGGAGCCGGGGGAGGGCCAGCAGAGATTACGCTCCCCGTGGAGAGTGGAGGGGCCTAGGGGCGGGCGCTCACTCAGGTTGAATGACTTGCAATTACCGCCGACGACGGAGCCCTCGCCGGCTGTCTTGTGTCTTACGCTGCTAAACTAAACGCATGTGACAAACGGGAAAAATCGCTGCCACCCAACACCGATCACTATGTGGTTTTGGGTAATCTGTGCGGTAGGCTAGACCATTGTGTGTCAATTTTTAGAGTTAGTCAGGAATTAGCCGTTACACAAAGCGATGAATGAgtataaattgataaaaaatgataGCCGAGCTTAGACAGCGACATATTTGTTGATAGCCAGAACTACAAAATGCTCTTCAAAGAGATGGCGAAAGGTTCAATTAAGATGCGACAACAGaatcatagattttttttttagattgacaTTCtacaaaagtcatttttgtgaTATCATTTGGACTAGCTCATTTCCATTCACATGTACAGAAATACctcatttattgtttatttaactCCCAAAGATAGACAATagatagtgaaaaaaaatctatctatCATTGCCAATGGGTTAATAGAtgtcattttgtattattattcttcTTATACGATTTTTCCACTAAACTTTTCAGAGATAATTGTTGGATCCAAGCCACAATGTAGTGAATACCCAATACTCGATCCATAAAGTGGGGCAGTATTACTGTTTCTTTCTTGTTTTTACCCATCCATGCACAAACAATATCTCCATATTATACTTTAACTCTTACAGGTCACTAATTTCCAAACTTGATTTATTACAATGGCCCAGAAAGTCTGCGGTTTACCAGaaaaaggcacaaaaaaaaagttaggttGGCTTCATTTCTGATAAAAGCAAATTCCAGTttaaggaaaaatattgcattgaaAATCTTATGATAGTAAATGTTAAAGCTTTTTTCAATGGAAATGAGTCTTCTTTCTACTGTTTGCATTCTTAGCTGTCCTTTTCCCCAACAATCCATCCTTTCTCATTTTGCTTACATTGCACAAGTAAAAGTTAGAAAGCGTGCTGCTGATGGTTAAATCTTACACCTCATATACTCCCCCCCTTTCCATGCTTAAATGCAAAGTGGCGACAAAGTTGTAGCCGTGTGCATTCTTTCCGGAAGGATGTAAAGCATAAAAGTAATGCCCGTTGTAAtattcaacaataaaaaaatggaggtgtcacaccaccaccaccaccacagcgACCTTTTCACGATGATTCAGCGTTCCGCCGGGGATGGCAACTCttcaaacaaatgcaaatgaaacataaaaagacaaaagcgcAGGGGGAAATTAAAGGAAAATCGCGGGTGTCCTCTTACACAAGTCTTTTATACTTCTTCAGAGATGCGTTTGCACACATGCGAGAAACTACAAAGCAAATTCTGCCACAAGGAATGATGACACTTGTATGGAAGAATTCGAGGAAATGGGAAAACTTTGGCACGCGGCCAAGAGGAAATGCTACAGAATACAACTCTAAGCTATGAAGTCGGCACAAATTGCCTTCAAGCAGGGAAAAGAGGTCATCAAAACCACAGCTTGCATTGGAATCGCTTCAGTGGGAGATTTCAAACCActcactttgaaaaaaaacacgtcaAAGACTGCTGCAAATTCAGAGCAAATCGATGCATACCAGACACCCCTTAGCACCATGACGAAATGCACGACCCACAATGTTAAACATAAAAGTATAATGGATTTACATCTATATAATACACTTGCATAGCTTGTACTATTGCGCATTGATATCAAAATTGGAAAGTTGTTAACTGGCCTGAACATTTTACACTtaaaatacagttaaaaaaagaaaaatgtcatttgcctTATTGTTGTATTTGTTCTACTAGGTGGAATAAATTAGGCCTTACATCCAAAAAGTAAcctaaaaagacaaatgaaataatatatcgatactgttagggttaaggatcttatttttggttaaagGGCATTTTATTTTGGATATGGGGGCAGAAATTATAGAAGCATTTTTGATTATCTTTTGTCTTTGGGAGTGGGTTTTTATTACTTGTTGGGAGTTATCATGTGACCACAGTCAACATTTTTATGGtttaaaacaaagtaaaatgtGGACTTACCTTATTTTTTGATCGAATGGTCATTTGCTTGCATATTGGGGCAGAAATTACACAAGTGTGGGGGTGGGTTTTAGTTACTTGCAGATATTTGGTGGTTGGGAGTTATATTGTGACCACAGTCAATCAAAcacgtacattttttttacagtttaagACAAAGTAAACTTTGGACTTACCTTTCCCCATGATTAGCTTCATTTAATGATGAATCCTCCGTAGCAATGGATTTAAGGAGTGCGATGACAATGAAGGTGACTATCTacgagttaaaaaaagaaaaagtaaacattagttgaaagtcatttttcataccagtttatccacaaaaaaagtcccatattttacattaaaaatggtAATTCACAAGAGGAATTATTAGTTTACCATCCACTAGAGTTGTGCACCTCAAGTTTTGACTCAAACAAGAACCAAAAACTTCTGAATAAGAATAATTGTTGAATTAGATGAATGTTTTAGTATTTCATTATTGTTGTTGGAAACAtcggaggggtgctggagcctatcccagctcactaagggcctgaattggtgaccagccaatcgcagggcacgataAGACTAccaaaccatgcacactcacaacaTGCTAAGCACTCCATCACCATTTGGCCTCTTATAAGTGAAGGTACCATGATTTTATGGGGTAGCCGAGCCTTTTGATTGACAACTCTAATATAGTAGTAATAAGCAGAGAGGCCTGTCTGACCGCCTCGCCTCACAGAAATCGAGATTACAGAcggggaatgaaaaaaaagaaagaaatagcaGGAATCTTCTCATCTATGACCAAAGGGCAAAACGGCGGGAATTCCTCGTTGTTATGAGAGGAAATCCCgagtttttttggcaggacAGAAAATCGATAGCAGTCGCGTCGTAACAAATCCGGCCGGCAGAATGAAAACGAGTCTGAGTTAATCATCCCCGAGGAAGCTGCTGCTGTCAGGACAGTAGATGGAAGGGGTGCGTAGACGGAGACGCATGCATAATGCATTGCGGCATCAACGTCTCTGTgggtagacacacacacacacacccacacacacacacacacccacacccacacacacacacacacacacacacacacacacacacacacacacacacacacacacacacatactacaCACACCTTATATTTGCATCGGTTATCATCTAAGTGAGGAATCACAAAATGAGTAAAAGTGTGCTTCCCCCTCCCATAGGACATCATCATTATGACTGGTGGCGCATTAGATGCAAAATACCAGCTAATCCAGGGTTGTGTAAAGTGGGGTCCCCGGGCTACATATGGTACAATGATATGAATGATTTGAGGtccttttcacttttttcctaatattaatttttcattttaacacaaatttagcttatttaaaatttgttagttgctttaacaaaacaacaacaataacataaaAGCACAATTTCATGTACTGATGTGCTTTGAGATAAGAGTTGAAATATTTCCTTGACAACTGAAAAAGCTCTCAAATCATACTATTTCTCATATACCTAATAAATGGAAATGATATTAACATATAATCAATAATATTTATTATACTAAAatcattgttaaataaataaattggaaaaaacaaGTAGACGCATGGATACAATGATTTGCACGTTTGCCCCAAATTTGCAGAGTCTATTAATGaaattattttacatatatatctatatattttagaATCATGATTTGTTTCACAGCCCACTCCTTTTCTACCCACATACCTGTATCCACATAATAAATAACCGACTTGCATTTGCATGGCCCATCATTTAAACGAGATGTGAATCCCACTCCCTGAGGAAGGTGTCATCACGGCCACTCTCGACACTAACTACCTGCTCGTCTAGATCATTACGGCAGAATAATCCACCGTTACTCTGCTGGGGCGAACACTGGTTCAAAAAGCCACCGCTGAGCACAGAGTGGACGTCTCATCTCTTGGCCGCcactttttctcttttaattagAAGACTGCATGTGCTAATTGGACATGAAGTCTTTATTCTTTTGTATGTAACCCCCATGTGCACTCAGCCGTCTTCCAACACTTTGATGCTCCAAACCCAAATATTTTCAGGCGATAAATGGCTTCCCCTGTGCAGCTGATGAAGCTGCAAGTTTGTTCTTTTAAGATTTTAGTTGaaggaattaatgacgatcttTGATTGACCCCCCATAGATGGCAAGTGTGTTTAGTTAAGGGTGTACTGAAGTTACCTTTGCATTTTTATACTAGCAAGATCGAGTCACTTGTAAATTTGGGTCCGCAAATCAGAATctgaatttatttaaatatacagaATAATTCATTCCTATTGCGAgtaatttactttttttgtgaatgacCCGTATTGAATTAAATCCATTCATAgccaatgtatacatttttctttttacagtaCAAAATATGCACCTTCCAGGCGTCTAACAATGATACGAGTAGGGCTGTAAAAGGCTGTTATATTTTACTccatttacgaaaaaaagcaaTGTGACAGTATTAACTCCAATTACAAAATagtacctttttttttggtggaccaTGCGCTATGATTTATTCTGTTGGCAAAACAACTTAGACCAAAAATGAAGTGACACTATTCAATGAGTTAGAACATCATTCACTCTGATTGAATTGAGATTAACTCAAATGATCAGTTACGTTTCATCTGATGTTATAATTCATTCAATCATCTCACAGGCTTTGGGCTGCTTTTATCACACATATAATATATGTTTAATTTTCCAAGCTTATTATACTTCACTTCCATAAAAGgcagtcttacattttctgagTATAGGGTGAACGTAATCCAAGTTTTCCACATGAAAGTTCTGTTCAAACACAATGACCAGGCAACAAAACTGAACTGAAAGGCTAACTCGTAATTCCTGCCGGCAACAAAGAGCTCCACTGAAGACGTGATAGGGCATCAACACTTTGTAACGGCCTCCTTAAATCGGTCGTATTCTGACCACTGCAACATAcagaataggaaaaaaaacacccaagaaACTGAAAGATCAATTTCACGAGTATTTTATAGCGGTGCCTATGATGAAGATTTGTAATTGCGTCTGCAGATCGGGCTCATTGGCGTGTGAGAAGCACCTTTGGAGAGCGTTTCTTAATAGCACAGCTTTATTGTTTAACAGGATTATAGCCCACCCTGGCATATACTATATCGAGCGGGCAGCCAAAGACCGCAAGGCTAACGGACCTTGAATTTTGGATTTTGTGTCTGAATCAATTGTGGGATCCCTTGAGGCATCTCCAGCATTCCGTTGCTGGATTACTTTGGGACTAACTCACaccacagatttttttaattcttgggCAGTCAAGCTAAACCATAGAATGTAATACCTGCCGAGTTTGTAACATTTATACACGCTATACTGTATCGCATTGATCAAATGTCATGGATACCATCACAGGTGGTGTGAACGGtaaattaaatattgattaaacCTTTCATTTGTTTTCGTGGCACGTTCCTTACTCCTTGCTAATGAACGGAGAAAGGAGTAAGGCACAGATTGTCATATTTTGAGTATTGTGTTGTTCGAATGGTGTCGCACTCAAGGGAACAAGGTTGGTAGACCCAAGAGTAGGGATGCAGGAAATGGAAGGGAGCATTTAGGGGgctttagaaaaataatttatgTATACACAAAAGGGCAAAGGCAGAGATGGATTTTTCACAGGTTTTAGCCAAGCAAGAGaaataatttcagttttttttttaactgaactaCTGATTTTAACTGATTCTCCCTCTATTTTCTTGGTTCCAGGTTTCCCTGAGTCAGGAGGTGGACTCATCGAACCCGAGGAGCTCCTCGGGAGACTCGTCCAAGACTGTGGGTCTCCTGAGCGGTCAGGCAACCCTCTCGCCACTGAGTCGCTGGATGCTTCACGGCAGAGGTCGGGCCGCCAACGCCACCTCGCTGGAGCTGCCCTATCGCACGCCAGCTGCTTTCTCCAAGCAAGAATTCTCCAAGCAGGAGTTCTGGGAGATGCTGGGCAGCGACCTCCTCAAACCAGATGCCTCGGGTTCTCGGGTCAAACGGCGGCCCATCGTCAAGACGGGCAAGTTTAAAAAGATGTTCGGCTGGGGAGATTTCTACTCTAACATCAAGACCGTACGGCTGAATCTGCTCATCACCGGCAAGATCGTGGATCACGGCAACGGCACGTTCAGCGTCTACTTCCGCCACAACTCCACGGGGCAGGGTAACATCTCAGTGAGCCTGGTTCCACCGGTCAAGGCGGTGGAGTTCGACCTGGAGCGCCAGAGTGTGGTCTACCCTAAGGACTCCAAGATTTTCAACTGCCGCGTGGACTACGAGAAGGTGGACCGCAGCAAACGCACCTCGCTGTGCAACTACGACCCATCCAAGACCTGTTTCCAGGAGCAGATCCAGAGCCACGTCTCCTGGATTTGCTCCAAGCCTTTTAAAGTCATCTGCATCTACATTTCCTTTTACAGCACAGACTATCGCCTGGTACAAAAGGTCTGCCCGGACTACAACTACCACAATGAGATGCCCTATTTACCATCAGGCTAAGGGGACATGTCCAGGTTTGGAGGGCGTGGAGAGGGGAACAGGATCACGTATTGTTTTGCCACTGTGTAGCCTGACTGGAGTAAAAGATATATGCAAAACTCAAAcaatatacatatgcacatttAGTTGCAGTCGGGACAAGGCATTCACAATGCGGTACAGAACGTCAGCGTCAACAAACAAGTTCTTACCTCAAACCGAGTCAATCTTCATTAAGTCCGGTCACTGTCCTTCACACAATGTCCCTCACATGTAGAGTCTGGCTTTTACCTACTACCCCTCTCACAAACAGGAATATTTTAGCCTGTGCCTTTCCCAAACAAGCAAAACATTTGATGCTTGTATCAAGTCTGCATTAAGTCTAAACTTACTGCCCAAGTCCTAGTTTTCCGATATCACCTTTAACACCGCCGTCCTCTTGCCTAAAACATTACCACTTCAATTTCCAAACCGTTTAAATATATAGTACCatgtgtcaaaaaatgacacattgtAATGACCACAAAACTATTTGAGCATTTATACTTTACTGCAGTTGAATGTAAAACACCAACATGCCGGTTGTGGTAACACATCAGATAGGAAACCGCAATGTTAACAAAGCTGCCCAATCTAAAGAATCAAAATATTGTCAATGATTTTAAATAGACTTCCAGAATCATGGAAAGTAGAGCCTGCCTTCCAAATGCAGGACTATGTGGGCGTGCCCATTAAAGTAGGCCTCTAGTTGTCCATCACGTACATGCCTTTGCCCTCCCCAGCTCCTTTGGGAGCAATGCTCAGCCCACTGGCTGAGAGGCAGTCTCTGGCAAAAGCTACCTTTGCTGGAATTCAGCGAGCCGTTGGCAGAACATTAAGCCAACTTCAGAGCATTCCCAGGTGTGGATTCACACAACACCGCTCGCCAGCTCTCCCTACGTGTTACTACACAAAGCCCAAGTGatacaaaacataaacaacaagGAGAAGCTGGAAATTGAGAAGGAAATATACCATCAAAAACACATGGAGATGGGAGAAGAAAATACACTGATAAGGgcagatttgaacccacgacctctAAACTGTGAGGCTGGGGTGCTAGGGACTCTGACACTGTGCCATCTAATACagttttatattttctattgaCTTGACCACATATTATTTAATGATTTCATGAATAAatgatatattaaagtataagAATATAAGTGTAACCCACTTCCTGAAcgtagttggttgggataggcaaTTAAGGGTATGGAAGATGATGGAAAAagtttttctaaaataaatgtaaattattttcttcatttttttaacttaaagtgTAAATGAAAAGGTATAGGCAGCCCCCAAAAACCCACACTTAATTAAACTAGAATGTAAAAGAATGCTTCTCTTTGGTTTGTTCGTCTGTGTGTGCGGGtgagaaaaaaattacattttgttgcCGTCAAGATTCCTGATTTCACGCCTTGATAACTTTGACTGTTACCAGCGAgattgctctctctctctttc
Coding sequences within it:
- the LOC144208524 gene encoding neurexophilin-1; the encoded protein is MRGFIILLLNGIACLVSLSQEVDSSNPRSSSGDSSKTVGLLSGQATLSPLSRWMLHGRGRAANATSLELPYRTPAAFSKQEFSKQEFWEMLGSDLLKPDASGSRVKRRPIVKTGKFKKMFGWGDFYSNIKTVRLNLLITGKIVDHGNGTFSVYFRHNSTGQGNISVSLVPPVKAVEFDLERQSVVYPKDSKIFNCRVDYEKVDRSKRTSLCNYDPSKTCFQEQIQSHVSWICSKPFKVICIYISFYSTDYRLVQKVCPDYNYHNEMPYLPSG